The sequence CAGCCGTCTGCTGTTGCTGCGAGGACATTAGATATAAGGCATAAAGATAAAACTATAAAACTACTAAAAATAAATGTTTTTTTCATCACTCCAACCTCCGAAAAAATAATATATTTCATCACCCTGCCACGAACCCCCGCCTCTACTCTAATAATATTATATCAAAAACGCACATTACGAAACAAGAGTACTACATTATATCGGGTAAAACGCACGCTTTAATAACGGCTTTTCCCGGCTTAAACCTTCAAAACAGGCTTTTCAGGTTACAATTTTATTTATCTTTTATGGGCAGCCTGCCGGCATAAAATTTTCACCGGCTATATTTATGTAATCGATATTGGCAAGAGAATTACTGGTTATACCTTCAAGCCTTACGCTCTTTACTCCGGCAGTTAAACTTACATCTGCAGATACGGTACTCCATGTTGTAAACGCGCCTGTCGGCGGGAATGTAATACTCGAAATTACTGTTGAACCGTTTATAATCAGTCTTGCAGACCTGTCGTCAGTTTTACCGTGTGCATATCGCCAGGTGAAAGTATATGTTCCGCCTGTAAGGATATTCACGCTCCAGTCAATTCCTGTGCCGGCGGCATTTGTAGTGTCGCAAAAACCTGTGCCTGTATATCCTGCGTGTTTATTATCGATGATTCCTTCCACATTACAGAAGCCTGCGGTATTTTCCTGTATGGTAACGCTCGAACTTCCTGCGCTCGGATACGCGAGAACTTCGCTTGAATAATCGGATTCGTTTGAATTCGTATCAGCCGCAGTAACGACATAGTAGTATGTTGTGTTATTTGTAACACTGTTATCTGTGTAATCCGAATTTATCAGAAGCGAACCGTTTAATTTTGTATATCCGCTGCCTGAAGTTGTCGAACGATAAATATTATAGCCTGCCAAATCTTCTTCGGCATTGTCGTCCCAGTCGAGCGAAACTATTGCATCTCCTGCCGATGCTCCCAGGCCTGTCGGTGCATCCGGCGGTGTAATATCAGGCGCTATATAAAGCCAGTTTTCAGACATCCAACCGAGTTCATAAAAATCTACTTTGCAGTCGCCGTTATAATCAACGTTCCAAAGCTGCTCGCAGTCAGAAATGCCCCAGTAATTGGCAAATACTGCAAAGTCATTCATATCTACGAATCCGCTGCGGTCGAAGTCGCCGTAATAGCCGAAATACCAGTGCGGCGGATAACCGTCCTGACCGTCGACGCCGGCGCCATATTGAACCAATGCCGGAATATCTTCGGCATTATCAAGCGTATATGAATACGGCGGCGTGAAAACCGTGTCGGTGCCGTCAATAAGTACGACATCCGAATCGTCTCCCACAACCCATGTAACATTATCAAGAATGTTGCCGGATGCGTACAGCAAGCCCGGGTCGCCTCCTGCCGAAGTAACATATCGCTGCCATGGATTCTGAACGTCTTTGAAATAATTGTTTTCTACAAGACACTGCGCGTACAAACGAGTGCGGATGCAGTAATTATTGCCCGGACAGTCGAAATAGGTGTTATATATATGAGCCTTTCCGAAACGTACGGAAGGCATACGCTCGTGACTCAAGGTCGAATACCAGTTATGGTGAAAAGTGACAAGGAGATGGTTCATATCCGTGCCGCCATTGTCGTCGGAATGTCCGACTAAGTTGCTGAAATTGTGACCGCTGTCGTATGTGTACTGGAATATACACCATGAGACGGTGACATAGTCGGCGCCGTTCTTGATATCGATATTGCCGTCGCCTCCATCGGTAAACGTGCAGTGGTCGACCCAGATGTGCTGGACGCCGTCAATGCTGATGCAGTCCCCATCGCCGGCCCCGGCTTCGTTGTCCATGTCCAGAAACCTGAAGATGTTATTGCTTTCTTCGCTATTGTAGCACTTCAGATTGCCGGTGATATGCGATCCAGGCAGGCCGATGATTGTCTTGTTGCCCCGGACGCGGATATTCGAACCGCCCAGATTGATATTGCCGCTTACATAAATGATATACGGATCTTGGTTGGTGCCCTGTACGTAGTAAATAAAGTCCGTGACGTTGTCAACTGTGACTGTAGTGCCGCCTGCTCCGCCTGTAGTACCGCCGCTTTCGCTGGCCCAACCGATAGGCGCGCTATCATACGCCTGAACCGAAAAGGTAAAGGAAAATAAAATTGTGACAAACCCCGCCAAAAAGTATGCTCTTTTCATTGCCGTTGC comes from Phycisphaerae bacterium and encodes:
- a CDS encoding carbohydrate-binding protein, with the protein product MKRAYFLAGFVTILFSFTFSVQAYDSAPIGWASESGGTTGGAGGTTVTVDNVTDFIYYVQGTNQDPYIIYVSGNINLGGSNIRVRGNKTIIGLPGSHITGNLKCYNSEESNNIFRFLDMDNEAGAGDGDCISIDGVQHIWVDHCTFTDGGDGNIDIKNGADYVTVSWCIFQYTYDSGHNFSNLVGHSDDNGGTDMNHLLVTFHHNWYSTLSHERMPSVRFGKAHIYNTYFDCPGNNYCIRTRLYAQCLVENNYFKDVQNPWQRYVTSAGGDPGLLYASGNILDNVTWVVGDDSDVVLIDGTDTVFTPPYSYTLDNAEDIPALVQYGAGVDGQDGYPPHWYFGYYGDFDRSGFVDMNDFAVFANYWGISDCEQLWNVDYNGDCKVDFYELGWMSENWLYIAPDITPPDAPTGLGASAGDAIVSLDWDDNAEEDLAGYNIYRSTTSGSGYTKLNGSLLINSDYTDNSVTNNTTYYYVVTAADTNSNESDYSSEVLAYPSAGSSSVTIQENTAGFCNVEGIIDNKHAGYTGTGFCDTTNAAGTGIDWSVNILTGGTYTFTWRYAHGKTDDRSARLIINGSTVISSITFPPTGAFTTWSTVSADVSLTAGVKSVRLEGITSNSLANIDYINIAGENFMPAGCP